Proteins encoded in a region of the Rutidosis leptorrhynchoides isolate AG116_Rl617_1_P2 chromosome 9, CSIRO_AGI_Rlap_v1, whole genome shotgun sequence genome:
- the LOC139868982 gene encoding uncharacterized protein, translating to MAGDEGETSNKIIDITSPYYLNFSDHPGMNFVGDSLLHDGNYNGSIPMPAEGSTNLASWKRCNAMVRGWLVSSMENELKNNVKYAAIARDIWVDLKEWFDKENAPRAYELRRTITSVHQENMTVSAYYTKLRGIWDEIQSVSPSPLCTCNLCTCNLGKSLNDMRDKEKLYDFLMGLNEEYSSIRSRILSNSPLPSLVAAFHMVNQDEQQKKIGTNRVTNMESSAFQAFGKKQQGRGNNWVSNKRDERENRGSEECTYCQKTGHTVDGCFELIGYPDWWSKKAAGSKNQTNRFKDQPKAVAVHNDKQAANLSREDVEQLLQLLKATDELFIDLK from the exons ATGGCAGGAGATGAGGGAGAGACAAGCAACAAAATCATCGACATCACATCACCTTATTATCTGAATTTCTCCGATCATCCTGGAATGAATTTTGTTGGAGACAGCCTACTACATGACGGGAATTACA ACGGTTCCATTCCAATGCCAGCAGAGGGTTCAACCAATTTAGCAAGTTGGAAACGATGTAACGCTATGGTAAGGGGTTGGCTAGTAAGTTCAATGGAGAATGAGCTTAAGAACAACGTCAAATATGCTGCAATTGCACGTGATATTTGGGTCGATTTAAAGGAATGGTTTGACAAAGAAAACGCCCCGAGAGCTTATGAATTACGAAGAACCATCACTTCCGTTCATCAAGAAAACATGACTGTTTCAGCGTACTACACAAAGTTGAGAGGTATTTGGGATGAAATCCAATCTGTAAGTCCCTCACCATTGTGTACATGTAACCTTTGTACTTGTAATCTTGGTAAATCGTTGAATGATATGCGTGATAAAGAGAAACTGTACGATTTTCTAATGGGACTTAATGAAGAGTATAGTAGTATTAGATCACGGATTCTAAGTAACAGTCCTCTTCCATCACTTGTTGCTGCCTTCCACATGGTGAACCAGGATGAGCAGCAGAAGAAAATTGGGACTAATCGGGTTACAAACATGGAAAGCAGTGCGTTTCAAGCATTTGGAAAGAAGCAACAAGGAAGAGGAAACAACTGGGTATCGAACAAAAGAGATGAACGCGAAAATAGGGGTAGCGAAGAATGTACATACTGTCAGAAGACGGGTCACACTGTTGATGGTTGTTTCGAACTTATCGGTTATCCTGACTGGTGGTCTAAGAAAGCCGCAGGTTCAAAGAATCAAACAAATCGTTTTAAAGATCAACCCAAAGCTGTAGCAGTACACAATGACAAGCAGGCTGCAAACCTTTCGAGGGAAGATGTTGAACAGTTACTACAACTATTAAAGGCAACTGATGAATTGTTTATTGATCTCAAATAA